In bacterium, the DNA window CATGTCTCCCTTGCTTTATCTCTGAGAACAAGACAAAAAAAAGAACCTATAAAAGGTAGCCAAATACTTGCAAGGAGTAAATTGTTAATCATTTATATTCTAAACAGTGCCAAAATGAACCCTATTATAGAGGCGACAAGAACTTTACCCCAAAAGAATTTAAGTGCCTGGTCAATTCGGACACGTGGATTTACATTCTTTATTACAATTATTACAAAAAGGATAAGCCCATACTTAATGAAGGTCCATAAAATATTTAATCCTTTAAAATTAATTCCACCAAGAAACATAGTAATTAAAAATATTGGAAGTACAAAAAGTAGTGTGTATTTCATTAGTTTAATAAAAGCAAGTGGCGGTCCCCCATATTCTATATATGCACCCTCAGCAATCTCTGTATCAGCTTCAGCTAAATCAAATGGGACATAGCCTAACTTTGCAATAACACAAATTAATGCAACAAAAAATGCAATAGCAGAAGATAATGAATTAGTAAACATCATACCATGTGTAGACTGATACCTAAGTATGGCTCCAATGTTTATCTCCTCTACCTTGCCTATGGGCGTAAATACTGCAAATATAAGCGGTAATTCATAAGCTATAAGTAGCTTTATCTCCCTTGATGTCCCAATAGCAGCAAGTGGGTTACCACTCGCTGACCCGCCAATAATAGTTGATATTGGCGGCAATATTAATAGATACAGGACTACAATTATATCACCAATAAATGCTTTGCTTGGAT includes these proteins:
- a CDS encoding NADH-quinone oxidoreductase subunit H; translated protein: MNLIFSWLIFPGFLFTFVLSLLVGWVDRKLTARIQYRVGPPWYQNFADFFKLLGKETIVPSAGNRIAFLMAPIIGFVGVLLVSVILWQINLNPSKAFIGDIIVVLYLLILPPISTIIGGSASGNPLAAIGTSREIKLLIAYELPLIFAVFTPIGKVEEINIGAILRYQSTHGMMFTNSLSSAIAFFVALICVIAKLGYVPFDLAEADTEIAEGAYIEYGGPPLAFIKLMKYTLLFVLPIFLITMFLGGINFKGLNILWTFIKYGLILFVIIVIKNVNPRVRIDQALKFFWGKVLVASIIGFILALFRI